In Triticum aestivum cultivar Chinese Spring chromosome 5B, IWGSC CS RefSeq v2.1, whole genome shotgun sequence, the following proteins share a genomic window:
- the LOC123117050 gene encoding uncharacterized protein: MAFPMEIQAKASTATSSAPEARASSHPGARAPRHRAALASVLAGNLAGPPDEPGRPSAPLRHPLFPFLLPLASLSLLLPGTDAMDAMLKIHLVAVLHPSQPGNGRIRLPRVCPLPLRLARVQHIAGCATSGRALPRHGCCHGRRLPTPGAPSSTLPASRLLLVVLEETNASQASARTTPARRFPCLPLPASSASSRTRHPLARALTSSSAWVAPSSTRSSQPSIARPGAPSSRPARPPPPNGLKPMVPVTLHS; the protein is encoded by the exons ATGGCGTTCCCCATGGAGATCCAAGCCAAAGCCTCCACCGCCACCTCCTCTGCTCCCGAGGCCCGAGCGTCCTCTCATCCAGGAGCACGAGCCCCTCGTCATCGCGCCGCCCTGGCGAGTGTGCTAGCCGGCAACCTCGCCGGACCACCAGATGAACCAGGCCGCCCCTCTGCTCCCCTCCGTCatcccctttttcctttccttctccctctcgcatctctctctcttttgctcCCAGGGACCGACGCCATGGACGCCATGCTCAAGATCCACCTCGTCGCCGTTTTGCACCCGTCCCAGCCTGGAAACGGACGGATCCGTCTTCCCCGTGTCTGTCCCCTACCTCTCCGCCTCGCCAGAGTCCAGCACATCGCCGGCTGCGCCACCTCAGGACGAGCCCTGCCCCGCCATGGATGCTGCCATGGACGCCGCCTTCCCACTCCCGGCGCCCCTTCCTCAACCCTGCCTGCAAgtcgcctcctcctcgtcgtgTTGGAGGAGACGAACGCCTCGCAAGCCTCTGCCCGAACCACGCCGGCCCGCCGCTTCCCGTGCCTGCCTCTGCCTGCGTCCTCTGCTTCTTCCAGGACGAGGCACCCGCTCGCACGCGCGTTGACCAGCTCCAGCGCGTGGGTCGCGCCCAGCTCCACCAGATCCAGCCAGCCCAGCATCGCAAGGCCCGGCGCCCCTTCCAGCCGGCCTGCCAGGCCTCCTCCACCGAACGGgctgaagcccatgg ttccggtaacgttgcattcgtga